One Nicotiana sylvestris chromosome 12, ASM39365v2, whole genome shotgun sequence genomic window carries:
- the LOC138883532 gene encoding uncharacterized protein: protein MGEPEVEIPRIDHNHPLYLRESDTPALLVKNKLGFIERTCVKGSYKSELANPWERCNVVVLSWIGKTVALKLQPSIIYASNVSKVWSEFKERFDKSNLTQTYRLWKMIGSLIQGTDSVTIYYSKIKDLWDEVDLLVAGHGCDCEETRPFIEQFKNLRLLHFLVSLNESYSHVRSQVLLKTPMLTVNQAYALLIQEESQRTLGTGESNSEVLTMLTGKNQTFNQGFNAKNPRLICDFCGYKGHLKENCCKTIGYPPDFKSKKKAWIQGVKPYANDVAAETWNTSST from the exons ATGGGAGAaccagaagttgaaattcctcgAATTGATCATAATCATCCTTTGTATTTGAGAGAATCGGACACACCTG CACTGTTGGTGAAGAACAAGTTAGGGTTCATAGAAAGAACTTGTGTAAAAGGCTCATACAAAAGTGAATTAGCAAATCCGTGGGAAAGATGTAATGTTGTGGTGCTATCATGGATAGGAAAGACAGTGGCGCTGAAATTGCAACCTAGCATCATTTATGCATCAAATGTGTCAAAGGTTTGGAGCGAGTTTAAGGAACGATTTGATAAATCGAATCTAACTCAAACTTATAGGCTGTGGAAGATGATAGGATCATTGATCCAAGGCACAGATTCAGTCACTATTTACTACTCCAAAATAAAGGATCTTTGGGATGAAGTGGACTTGTTAGTGGCAGGACATGGGTGTGATTGTGAGGAAACAAGACCTTTCATTGAACAATTTAAAAATTTGAGACTTTTACACTTTTTAGTTAGCCTTAATGAAAGCTATAGCCATGTGAGGAGCCAAGTGTTACTCAAAACACCTATGTTGACGGTCAATCAGGCATATGCCTTGCTCATACAAGAAGAGAGCCAAAGAACCCTTGGAACAGGGGAATCTAATAGTGAGGTTTTGACCATGCTAACTGggaaaaatcagacattcaatcAGGGATTCAATGCAAAGAATCCAAGATTGATTTGTGACTTTTGCGGCTACAAAGGTCACTTGAAGGAGAACTGTTGTAAGACCATTGGGTATCCTCCAGATTTCAAGAGTAAGAAGAAAGCATGGATACAAGGAGTCAAACCCTATGCTAATGATGTTGCTGCTGAGACATGGAATACATCAAGCACTTAG